In Spinacia oleracea cultivar Varoflay chromosome 5, BTI_SOV_V1, whole genome shotgun sequence, a single window of DNA contains:
- the LOC110797220 gene encoding uncharacterized protein, producing the protein MSHTKQMLIFSRSHLSLHLKQLSFILHLKPSISSLCFFSAGNPPPPLVLPTARMLLSYLFCCRATLLVVLLSLSPAPSFYHHYSVSPPPRWRRMVAEGFSSLLPYRSMDKIPTTGSVSTSAEEKQILAKTSLTYNCKMYSTIRGSSLLPLSR; encoded by the exons ATGAGCCACACAAAACAAATGCTCATTTTCTCGCGCTCTCATCTCTCTCTTCACCTCAAACAATTGTCATTCATTCTTCACctcaaaccctcaatctcttcCCTCTGCTTCTTCTCCGCCGGTAACCCGCCACCACCGTTGGTCTTGCCGACGGCACGGATGCTTCTGTCGTACTTGTTTTGTTGTCGCGCTACCCTGCTTGTTGTGCTATTATCTCTCTCGCCTGCTCCATCTTTCTATCATCACTACTCTGTATCGCCACCGCCACGGTGGCGGAGGATGGTGGCTGAGGGTTTTTCATCCTTGTTACCCTATCGATCG ATGGATAAAATCCCTACCACAGGAAGTGTTTCAACATCTGCTGAAGAAAAACAAATTTTAGCCAAGACTTCACTTACTTATAATTGTAAAAT GTATTCAACAATCCGAGGGAGCAGCCTTTTACCATTGAGTAGATAA